The genomic DNA ACGCAGAGCTAGGAAGGCTTCAGGAACAGCTCCAATTAGCTTTGGGCAAGGAACAATCCCTAAATACTCTGATGGCACAACTGCTAGAAACCATTTCCCACGAGTTCAGCACACCGCTGTCGATTATTAACACCGCTGCCCAAATGCTGAAGCTCAATCGCGGTCGCAGTACGCCAGAGGAAGACGACCGCTGTTTTCACATGATTAGCTCTAGCGTCAGCCGCATTGGTCAGACTCTTCAGAATGCTCTGACGCTAACAACCGCAGAGTCGAAAGCGATTCAGTTCTGTCCGGAACAAACCAATCTTGCCGACCTCTGCCAGAAGATTGTCTCTGGCTGGAAACTCGCTCCTCAGGACAGCCATCAGCTTCAGTTTGTGCAGGATGAAACGGAAAATCCGATCGCGACGGTGGATGTCACGCTGTTTCGTCAGATGCTCACCAATTTGCTGCAAAACGCCATTCGCTTTTCTCCCCAGCGCAGTACTGTCCAGCTTGAACTGCAAGTCACCCCAGATCAGGCAATTCTCCGGGTGCGCGATTGGGGCATTGGCATTCCCGCTGCTGAGCGAGCGCAGGTCTTTCAGCAGTTTTACCGCGCCAGCAATGCGAATTCGGTTCCCGGAACACCGGGAGTGGGGTTAGGGTTGACAGTCGTCGAGCGGATTGTTCGTCTGCATCAGGGTACGGTGTCGATCGAGAGTGAATTGGGTCAGGGAACCCTGGTGACGATCAGCCTGCCGCGTAATTAATCTGTTCAACTAATCTGCGTAACTTATCCGTGTCACTAATCCGTGCAACCAATCGGGCTTTCCGAATCAAATGTTCATCGCAGGATTGACCTATCGAGCGATCGGGAAAAAGGGAAGGGATCAGGCTATGATCAGAGATTGTTTTAGAGGGCGATCGTTTTCTGGTGTTGCGGTCTGAGGATTCGCAAATTGTTGATCGGTTCAGCGGTTTATACTCAGCGAATTATCAGCAAATGATCCAGCAGTGCCCGTTGCTTCAAGTCTGCCCTTGCTGCTGTACAGCAGTCTCTCGATAGAGCCGATCGCCTCTTCCGCAAGTCCAACTTCCCCCAACAGATTTCCCAAACTCTTATCTTCCCTATTTCAACGTCATGAAGCACACCCTATCCGTACTGGTTGAAGATGAAGCGGGCGTTTTGACCCGAATTGCCGGACTGTTTGCCCGTCGGGGCTTTAATATCGAAAGTCTGGCAGTGGGTCCTGCCGAGCAGGATGGCGTTTCGCGAATCACGATGGTCGTTCCGGGCGACGACGGCATTATTGAACAGGTCACAAAGCAGCTCTACCGCCTGATTAACGTGATCAAGGTGCAGGACATCACAGAAGATCCGTGCGTGGAGCGGGAACTGATGCTGCTGAAGGTCAATGCCACCAGCTCTAATCGATCGGAGATTATTGAGCTGTCCCAAATTTTCCGGGCGCGGGTCGTGGATGTGGGTGAGGATGCCCTGACACTGGAAGTGGTCGGTGATCCGGGTAAAATTGTTGCGATCCAGCAAACCCTGAGCCGTTTTGGCATTCGGGAAGTTGCCCGCACCGGGAAAATTGCCCTGATTCGCGAATCGGGTGTAAACACGGAATATCTGAAGTCTCTGACCGAGGCAAAGGTGTAATTCTACCGCTGCGGAAATCCGCCTACTTCCGATAGGGTGTACAGCGGTCTGCCTTTTACTTCCTCGTAAATCCGCCCGATGTATTCGCCCAGGATGCCAATACAGATGAGCTGAACTGCGCCCAGGAAGAACACAACGACGGTAATGGCGGCAAACCCAGTGAGGGGAGAATTCGGCGCAAAAAAGCGCCAGTACAGCACCAGAACTGCCATCAGCAGGGAAATTGCCGCCGCCGCCAATCCCAGATAGGTCGCAAGCCGCAGCGGAACTTTGGAGAAGGAAACTAGACCGTTAATTGCCAGCGCCAGGGATTTGCCGAAGGTGTACTTTTCCTTTCCGGCATAGCGGGGATCGCGTTCAAACAGGATGGCGGTCTGGTGAAATCCTGTCCATGCTCGTAAGCCGCGAATATAGCGATTGCGTTCCGGCATGGCATTTAAGACAGCAACCACCTGGCGATCCATCAGGCAAAAGTCGCCCGTATCCGTGGGAATTTCCACATCTGCAAGGTGGCGCAGGACGCGATAGAAGCCAAACGCCAGCAGACGCTTCAGCCAGTTTTCCTTTCGCCGCTGGGTGCGCTGAGCATAAACCACCTGATAGCCCTGCTGCCAGCGATCGACCATTTCAGGAATCAGTTCCGGCGGGTCTTGCAGGTCGGCATCCATCACCACGATCGCCTCTCCACGGGCAAAATTCAGTCCGGCGGTCACGGCAATCTGGTGTCCAAAATTGCGGGCAAGGCTGAGATAGCACACCCGCCCATCTTTCTGGTGCAGTTCCCTGAGGATAACCAGAGAACGATCGCGGCTGCCGTCATTAATCAAAATAAACTCGGCTTCACCGTCCAGGGAGTTTGCCATGTCGCTGAGGCGGCGATAAAGTTCGGCAATGTTTTCTTCCTCGTTGTAGATCGGCACAACCAGGGAGTATTTAGCACCCATAGGATCAAACCCGATGGCAAAAGGGATCAGAACTTAATGGAATGGCTGGCTGGCAACCTAGGCGACCTACTTGATAGCGACTACCGCCAGATTCCAGGCAAATCGCTTCATGCCCGGAATGCGCTTGAGAATGCGATCGATCTTTTCGAGGCGATCGTAAGTCGGCTGGAGTCGCTGATGCTCAATAATAATCTTCTTCCAGTAACGCTCGGAGTTGGGGTGAACCTTCTCAATTAAATAAAACTGAAGAAAAATCCACAGCGTGGCGATCCAGAAGGTATCGTAAACCGTTCTACCAAACAGATCGTCGATAAAGTTGACCAGATTGATATCCAGCGGTGTTTCGTCCTCGGTTCGCACTTTTGTCGCCATCCGCCGATAAACGTTAATGACCGGATTATGCTTGAGCGGGTCCCAGAAGCACATGACACCGCCCGGCTTCAGAACGCGATGAATTTCTCGAATGGTCAGCTTGGGGTTGGGGATATGGTGCAGCAAATTCGAGGCGTAGACAATGTCAAACGTATTGTCGGGATAGTCGATCGCCATTGCGTTAATCACCCGCCCCTCGACGTTCACCCCGTTCGACTGCGCCAGCTTTAATGCCACCTCCACCATTCCCGGCGAATAGTCCGATGCAACACAGCGTGCCCCTCGACTGGCAAAATAAACGCTGTTCTCCCCGGCTCCGCAGCCCAGGTCTAGCAATAATTTGCCGCGCACGTCCCCCAACTGATGAAGAATAAACCGATTTTCCGGGGCAGTGCAGGCTTCAAAGTAATCCTGGACGCGGATACCCTCCACATCGATCAGGGACGCCCAGCGATCGTGGAATTCCTGCTCTTTGCGTAGAATCTCTTCTTTCAGAATTTCGTCCTGCATGGGTTTACCTGTGAATCCTGCTGCCAAAGTGCCTGTTAGAAAAGCAAAACGAGAGAAGCAAAATGAAAAAGCAAAAAGGGTAGGTTTCTCAAGACAGCATATCACCGTCAGCCCTACCCCCCCTATGGCGATTCAGTTGATTGATGATTCAGCTGATCATTCCGCTGATTGGAATGGATTGAGTTAGCCCGCCATCCGCTCCAGAATTCGCTGCACAATCTGCATTCCCGTCACTGCCTGCCAGCCAAATAGCGCCACCAGCACTACATTTAGTGCAATGTGAGTCACTCGTGCCCAGTCGTGTCCCTTTTGCATAAAGGGAGTCAGGGAAGCAGAGGTGGCAATCAGCCCCGTCATCCCCAGTCCTGCCAGCAGGTGCGGACCCACAAACAGTTTGCCGTTATTGATATAGGTAACTGCCATGCCGCCGATCGTCCCCAGCACCATCACAGACAGCAGCCCTGCTCCATAATAGTGGTGTCGGATGTTGTACCGACCCTTCAGCAGTTCCTTTTTCTCATCGCCTTCCGCTGTGCGGGCACGTCGCCACTGAAAGCCAAGATAGGCAGCATAGACCGTGGCAGCGAACAGCACCCACATCAGAATAGGATGTCCAAACTGGCTCCAAACCTTGACCGACTCCGGAATCTCGAAGTTCATAGCGTGTGAGGTTAATCGGGTTAACAAAAAACTTTATAAAAATTAGCATACCGCCATCCGGCTCAGGGTTGAGATCGATCCCCAAAAGCGTTTTAAGTAAAAGTTAAAGCTAAGGAATTCAAACGGGAGGGTCAATTTGATGTCCTCAATGGAGATAGAAGCTGCCCTGCGGCTTGCCTTCGGTGAATGTCTTGCCGCCGGATGTCCGCTTGATCCAACGCAGCAGCAAATTCTACTCCACGTTCTGCTGGAAAAACTGGTTGCCCCTACTCCATTGCAGGCTTCTCCTGCTAGCAGAAATCCCAGCGATGATCCGGAGGCATCCCCGATGGCTCCCCCGAATCCCCTGGATGACCTCACTCCTGTCCAGCGGCGCACCCTCTTTCGTTACATCGAAGAACAAAACCGCCAGAATCGATCGTGGAAAGCGCAGTTGCTCAACGACTGGCTTCAGGGGCAGGACTCCGGCGCAATACAGTTTATTCGCACGCAGTACGGGCTTACCTGGCTCGAGCAGATTCAGCCGACCCACATTGCCGCCTACGCCGAAGAAGCTGCAATGACCCTGAGTGTGGGCGATCGCATTGAAGTCTCCAACGGACTCTGGGAATGGGTGCAGGAGGACGGACCCTGTAGCCGCGAATGGATTCCCTGTACGGTTATTGGTCTGAAACAGGACAGTATTCCCACTCACGCAAGCTGTACAGTTCGCTTTGAAAATGGCTTGGAGTACGAAATTCAGGGCATTTATGAGTGGAATCGGTATAACTGGCGGTGGCGGGAGGGGTAGGTGAGTGGATGGGTGGATGGGTAGCAGGGGGAGCAGGGAGTAGGGGGTAGGGAGCAGGGGGGAATAGAGACTAATCCTCTCGTTCCAATGCTTTCTTGTTCCAATGCTCTGCGTTGGAATGCCTTTGGGAGGCTCTGCCTCCGCCTGCTAAGATGGGTATTCTGCTGCCCTTTGGGAACTCTACCGCTGCTCTGGGTGATTTAATTCCTAATTCTTAAGCCCGCAGGAATTCCAGAAGTGCCGATCGCATCACATCCACAGGAACGGGTTGCCGGAGCCAGAGTTGAAGGGCGGCTGCGCCTTGCTGAACGAGCATTTCCAGTCCGTCGATCGCTTTTAGTCCCTGGTTTTCTGCCTGCTGAAGAAATTTTGTGGGGCGCGGAGTGTAGATTAGGTCATAGGCAATTGTGCCAGGAGTCAGTTTTGCCATCAGGGTTGGATCGATCGGGGAATTTTCTGAGTGAGGTGCCATGCCGATCGGGGTAGTGTTTACCAGAAGATGTGCCTGGGGCAGCAGGTCTGGGAGGTTTTGCCACTCGGAAACGGTAAGCTGGGCTGAGACGGGATGGTTTTGCCAGCTTTGCCAGAAGGCTTCGAGCTTCTGTCGATCGCGCCCGACAACGGCAATTTTCCTACAGCCGAGCTGATGACAACCTGCGACCACCGCACGAGCCGCCCCTCCGTTACCCAAAATAACTGCGATCGACTCAGTCCAGGTTTGCGGCTGGGCTTTCAGGGGAGCCAGAAATCCGTCGAGGTCGGTGTTGGTGCCGTACCAGCCTGACTCGGTGCGACAAACGGTGTTGACGGCTCCGATCGCCTGGGCAATTTCAGAGATGTCGTTGAGTAAAGGCATAATTGCCTGCTTGTGGGGAATCGTGACATTGAAGCCCTGAAGTCCGATCGCCTCAAATCCTGCCAGGGCAAGGGGAAGATCCGCAGGGTCGATCGCAAAGGGCAGATAGGCGTAACTGCTGCCCAGAGCAGCTAAAGCGGCGTTATGCATGACGGGCGAAAGAGAATGCTCGATTGGGTATCCAATCACGCCTAGGAGCTTGGTTTTACCAGTAATCGTGGAATGGCTGGGTAGAGTCATCATTCAGCAACTTGAATAGTCGGCAACTTAATATTCAGCAACCTAGCGGAGAACAAAAAACAAGAAACGTAAGACAAAAGACAGAGAACAGGAAACAGAGCGGGGGAGTTGGGAATCTATGCCAAAATCAAGGAACGAGAGACGTTAAAGCGATGATGCTCGAGCAGTTGCTAGAGGGGCGATACAAAATTATCGCAGTCTTAGGAGCAGGTGGCTTCGGACAGACCTACCTGGCGGAAATTCTGCCGGGCAAAAATCGCGCTGCTGATTCTGATCCGGTAGACGCACCTCCCCATCGTTTGCTTTGCGTCATTAAGCAGTTTAAACCCAGCAATACGGACAGTCATTTCCTGGAAACGGCACGTCGCCTGTTTAGAAACGAAGCTGAGATTCTGCGAAGACTGGGTGAACATCCGCAAATCCCAACCTTTATCGATTTCTTTGAGAAAGAGGGCGAGTTCTTCCTGGTGCAGGAATTCATTGAGGGCAAATCCCTGAATCGGGAACTGCTCGATCGCCCCTGGACGGAAGCGGAAGCCCTGGATTTTATGCAGGATATCCTGGGTGTCATTGAGTTTGTGCATGGCAATAATGTGATCCATCGGGACATTAAGCCTGCCAACCTGATTCGGCGCATGGAGGACGGCAAGTTTGTCCTGATTGATTTTGGAGCCGTTAAAGAAATCCAGTCCCAGCTCCGAAACGATCCAGAGCGATCGGCGCTCACAGTCAGCATTGGTACACCGGGCTACACGCCTGCCGAACAGCTTGCAGGCAAACCGCGCTATTGCAGCGATCTCTATGCGCTGGGAATGACGGTGATCCAGGCACTCACAGGCTGTCAACCGACCCAGATGAAAATGGACGGGGATACGGGGGAACTGGTTTGGTCTGTCCCATCAATCAGTCCGGGTTTTCGGGCGGTGCTGTCGCGGCTGGTACGTTACCATTTCAGCCAGCGCTATCAATCTGTCGCGGAACTGCGGCAAGCCCTGTCCCACATGGAGGATGCTGCCCTTGACCCGCTTGGCTTTGACTCTTCGGAGCAAACCATGCTCCCTTCCGCTTTGCTGGATTCCAATCTGGCAAATTACTCCAGAGGCGGAACAGCATTCCCCCACACTAACGGGTCTTATCGCCTTGTTCCTCACGATGCTCATTTGCACTGGCGCGATCGCCTGAAGAACGGCTGGAAGGTTTTTCTGGCAACGACGATCGCTGTCACGGGGCTGGTTGGGGGAGCCAAGTCTCTGGGCTGGCTTCAAACTCCGGAACTGGCGGTTTACGATCACCTGATGCGTCTGCGTCCTGATGCCGGAACCGATCCCCGCATCCTAACGGTAGAAATCACGGAACCCGATCTGCGAAAGCTCCAGCGCAGTACGCCTTCCGATCGCGATATGGCACAGGTAATTCGCACGATCGCCCAGGGACAGCCCCGCGTGATCGGAATGGATCTGTATCGAGAACTGCCCCAGGAACCGGGTCACGCTGAACTGATGCAGACGCTCCAGCAAACCGGGACGATCGCAATCATGCAGCTTGGCGACCAAAACACGATCGAAATTCCGCCGCCGCCTGGACTTCTGCCGTCCCAAGTTGGATTCAACGATTTTCCAATCGACCCGGATGGCGTAGTTCGTCGGAGCTTGCTGTACGGTACTGCGGTAGGGAATGTATATTCCTCCTTTGCGCTTCAGGTTGCTCTAAAGTACCTGGCGGCTCAGGGAATTCAGCCTCAAACCAGCGAAAACTTCCCGCCAGACAAGGCAGTGATGCAGATTGGCGAAACAGACTTCGTGCCTCTAGAGCGCAGTTTTGGCGGCTACCAGAGCGATGACGTGGGTTCGGGCTACCAAATGCTCCTGAACTATCGATCGTCCAAGCGCCCAATTGAAACCGTGTCCTTCACGGATATCCTGGAAGGCAGGCTCGATCCAGCTTTAGTGAAAGATCGGGTGGTGCTAATTGGCACGACGGCTCCCAGCGGCAAAGATCTGTTCTATACGCCCTTCAGCGCCGGAACGGAAACCGAGCATCAAATGGCAGGGGTCACCGTTCACGCGCAAATCGTCAGCCAAATCCTGAGCAGTGTTCTGGAGGGTGTGCCTCTGTTTCGGACTTTGCCCGATTGGGCAGAGCTTTTGTGGATTGGCAGTTGGGCAGCGATCGGCAGTGTGGCAGTTTGGACAGTGCGGCATCCGCTAAAGCTGGGCACGGGGGTTTTAATTTGCCTGGGCACGATCGCCGGAACGAGCAGTGTGGCTTTCCTCTACTACTGGTGGATTCCTGCCGTTGCCCCTGCGATCGCCTTTGTGGTGGCTGGCATTGGTACGATCGGCTACCGCACGGCACGCGATCAGTTTATCGAGGATTCGACGCTGCTGGACATTGATGCGCCTACAAAGCCTTTCAGCCAAACAAGGCATTAGCAGAGCCATACAGAATCTGTTCACCTGAAATGGCGGCTGTGTCGCAGACAGCTTGGATCAGATTGTCTCGATGGGACTAATTTCTTTTGTGCCGATATTCTGGCTGTGTTTAAGCTGCAAAAAAGGGGCTACATGCCCCTTAAAATTTAAAGTTTTCTCGAATCGGTTTTGCGCTAATTTCTAGCCGCCATTCTGGAAGTTTGTTGGTCCCGTGTAGCCCGATGCCTCTGCAAGCTGCTGGAGGGTTTGAGTGCCAGAGAGCTTCTTGCCGTTAATTTCCCAGGTTGGGTAGCCTTCAATTCCCGCAGTCTGACAAACCTGCGGTTGAGCATTCTGTCCGTCCGGCGCACACTCAACGTAGGTCACTTCGCGCCATGCCTGCTGACCAAACAGATCTTTCTGGTCGTGGCAGTGGGGACACCAGTACGCGCCGTACATCTTTGCGCCGACGCTGGTCAGATGCTTCGCCAGAGCGATTTCTGCCTGACTGGACGTAGTCGTGATGGGCGGACCCGAATCTGCCGATGCCGTTGCCGGATTGTTGATCCCTGCATAGACACCCAGCGATCCCACGATCGTCACCAGTGCCACAATAATGCCCGTGAAGAAGAGCTGTCCCACGTCATCCCAGGCACGACCCAGAAGGGTCAGCACAAACAGTGTCAGGGCAAACAGCGCCGAAGCAATACAGTAGTAGCAAATGCCGCCTGCGCCATAAACGGTAACAAACTGGCTTGCCATGATGTACATCAAGTAGCCGCTAAACACCAGCATCGCAGTCGAGCCGATGAACAGCAGCAGCCACGTCCAGTTCTCTAAATCGTTGCGGAGCGGCTTATTTTTATCGGGATTAACTGCCAACGGAGCCAGGGCGAAGACCGCCATGCCAATATATGCCAGCAGACCAAACAGCGAAAGCGGAATCCCAAACACATAGGCGTAGGGACTGGATAAAACCTGCTCACAGCCACTCGTCGGGCAAGCGGCTTCTCCGCCAAACAGTTTCGTTGCGGTAATGTATCCGGTGTTGAGTGCCCCCAAGATCGCAACCGCAGCAATTAGATAGCGGGAGTTGCGCTGTATCCAGGGAGCTTGACGGCGACGGCTACTCATAGAACCCCTTCTCGATCGTGTCACTTCACCAAACCTACTCAACTTTCGACTTATCCATTTTGGCTTAATCTAGCGGGGATGAGTCGAATTTTGTCAAGGATTGAGTCAATAATTTATTGCTGAGATCACTGCTGAGATCATTGCCAACCTTGGTGGCAGAATATTGTCGGGATTAGTGCTGGGAATGTACTGGCATAGAGGAAGCTGGCTTAGAAGCGGTTTTGCTGGACAAACTGCGCTGCATCGCCTCCACAAACTGGCTGACGCGAATCGGATCGATCGGCTGCTCAATCTGTCCCCGTCGCTTCAGGGAACTGGAGACGATTACGCCATCAGCCGCCTGGATCAGTCGCGGAATGTTTTCCCAGTTAGCACCGCTGCCGATAAACACAGGCCTTCCATTGGCGGCTGCGCTGGCAAGCTCTAGATCTTCCAGGCTAGGTGGACTGCCCGTTGCCCATCCGGAGAGAATCACGCCATCGGCTAAACCGCGATCGATCGTTTCCTGCACCGCCGTCGTGAGATTGGGAGAACCCAGCGGACGAGCGTGTTTGACCAAAACATCTGCCAGGATTTTGACATCGCTACCCAGTTCCCGCCGGTAGCGCAAAAGCTGGTGTGCCTGTCCCTCGATTAAGCCCTGGTCGGTTGCCATTACGCCCGTTAGCACATTGACACGGATGAAGTGTGCCTGAACGCAGGTTGCGATCGCCATAGCGCTATGGGCATCGTTTCGCAGGACGTTAATGCCGATCGGCAGAGTGACGAGGTGCATGAGCCGCTGAACCACCAGACTCATGGCGCTCACCGTTGCAGGATCGACCGTCTCTTTGGCAAAGGGCGCATCAAAAAAATTCTCTACGATGATCGCATCAACCCCACCCGATGCCAGGGCAGTGGCTTCCTGCTCCGCCCGATCGATCACGGCTTTGAGGCTACCTCCCCAGCGGGCAGAAGCGGGTAGCGGCAGCAAATGAACGACACCGATGATGGGATTGGCAGTTTTAAAAGTCTGTAATAAGTCCACAGGTCTTCGCTAAATCCGGACTCGGCGGAATAAAAGACATTAAGAATGGCGCACTTGACTACGCCCCTTAGACCTACTTTAACAGTCAATGGAGTCTGAAGCTGGAACTCCAGTCCCAACTCCGCCAAAGATCGGCAAAGAACTAATGAAGTTTGCGGAGACGTAACAATCCTAAATCTATCTATGTTAAGATTATTATCAGATTAGAGATTCGCTATTGCGATTGCAATTCACGGTGTACGCCAGCTATTCCGGTTGCGGCTTCGACCTACTGATCCTCTTGTCCCCACGTCTGGGTTTAATTTCCACAGTTCTGTGCAGGACGCGCTAGGATAGTAAAGGCGATTTAGTTGCTTCTAGATCAGGTGTACAGGGAGGCAAACGTCCAGTCCGTTGATGACGCGATCGCCACACTCGCTGAAAGACTGTTTCGTTTGTCTTGATACGCACTTCCTACACCTAGCTGTTCATATATACGGATAACTGCATGGGCGATAAGCCAACCATTGCAATCACTCATTTGGGTTGCGAAAAAAATCGGATTGACTCTGAACATATGCTTGGTCTGCTGGTGCAGGCAGGCTATCAGGTTGATTCCAACGAAGAACTCGCTGATTACGTTATTGTCAATACTTGCAGCTTTATTCAGGCGGCGCGGGAGGAGTCCGTCCGAACTTTGGTGGAACTCGCCGAAGCGAATAAAAAAGTTGTGATTACGGGCTGCATGGCACAGCATTTCCAGCAGGAATTGCTTGATGCGCTTCCGGAAGCGGTGGCGATCGTGGGAACAGGCGACTATCACAAGATTGTCAACGTCATTCAGCGCACCCAGTCCGGTGAACGGGTGAAGGAAATTTCCCAGGAGCCGACCTTTATTGCCGATGAAACCATGCCCCGCTATCGCACAACCACTGAGGGCGTGGCGTACCTGCGGGTGGCGGAGGGCTGCGACTACCGCTGTGCCTTTTGCATCATTCCCCATCTGCGGGGCAATCAGCGATCGCGTTCCATTGAGTCGATCGTTGCGGAGGCAAAACAGCTTGCGGCGGAAGGCGTACAGGAGATCATCCTGATTTCCCAGATCACCACGAACTACGGTCTGGATCTGTACGGTGAACCTAAGCTAGCGGAACTGCTGCGGGCACTGGGCGAAGTAGAAATTCCCTGGATTCGGATGCACTATGCCTATCCGACCGGGCTGACGCCGAAGGTGGTTCAAGCCATCCAGGAAACGCCGAATGTACTGCCCTACCTCGATTTGCCGCTTCAGCATTCCCACCCGGAGGTGCTGCGGGCAATGAATCGTCCCTGGCAGGGGCAGGTCAATGACGCAATTATCGATCGCATCAAAACGGCTCTGCCGAATGCGGTGCTGCGGACGACGTTTATTGTGGGTTTCCCTGGCGAAACGAACGAGCATTTCGAGCATCTGCGGCAGTTTGTGCAGCGACACGAGTTTGACCATGTGGGCGTGTTTACCTTTTCCCCCGAAGAGGGAACTCCCGCGTTCAGTTTGTCCAATCAAATCTCTCAGGATGTGATGGATGCCCGTCGCGATGCCATCATGACCCTTCAGCAGCCGATCTCGCTGAAGCGGAACCGGGCGGAGATTGGCAAGGTGGTAGATGTGCTGATCGAACAGGAAAATCCAGAAACCGGGGAACTCGTCGGGCGATCGGCTCGCTTTGCCCCAGAGGTAGACGGATTGGTGTATGTCAAGGGTGGCGCACGGCTAGGGACGATCGTTCCCGTGGTGATCACGGATGCGGATGTGTATGACCTCTACGGTCAAGTTGCGGATTCACAGGCACAGCTACGAGGCGCGTTCGATCGTGTCTCTGTTTATCGATAGGTCTTATTTCTAGCTTCTATCGGTAGTCAATCGTTAATTTCAATATTTCAAATTCATACGTCTCAAGGAGTCTTAATGACGCTTACTTTCAATGGCTTAGGTCTATCAGAGGCACGAGTTCGCCATCTCGAAAAGGCAGGATTCACCGTTCCCACGACCATTCAGGCACAGGCGATCCCCCATCTGCTATCGGGGCGCGATGTCGTTGGTCAGGCACAGACGGGAACAGGTAAAACTGCGGCATTCTCGCTGCCTCTGCTAGAAAGAATTGATTTAAATAACGGTGCAGTTCAGGCACTCATTCTCACCCCGACCCGCGAATTGGCACTCCAGGTTTACCAGTCGATTCGGACATTGAGCCACGATCGTCGTCTTCACGTTCTGCCCATCTACGGCGGACAGGCGATCGATCTGCAAATTCGTCGTCTGCATCGCGGCTGTCAGATTGTGGTCGGTACACCCGGTCGCGTTCTGGATCTGCTGAGTCGAGGCGATCTGAACCTGCGTCAGCTCAGCTTTATGGTGCTGGACGAAGCGGACGAAATGCTGAACATGGGCTTTATTCAGGACGTGGAAAAGATCCTGAGTCAGGCGCCCGGTGAGCGGCAGACCGCGTTCTTCTCCGCCACGATGGAACCCTCGATCCGGGAACTGGCAACCAAGTTTCTGCGATCGCCCGTCACCGTCACAGTAGAGCAGCCCAAAGCGGCTCCGACCCGGATTAACCAGATTGCTTATATCGTGCCCCGTGGCTGGACAAAGGCGCGTGCCCTTCAGCCCATCCTGGAAATGGAAGATCCGGAATCGGCG from Leptolyngbya ohadii IS1 includes the following:
- a CDS encoding shikimate dehydrogenase, encoding MMTLPSHSTITGKTKLLGVIGYPIEHSLSPVMHNAALAALGSSYAYLPFAIDPADLPLALAGFEAIGLQGFNVTIPHKQAIMPLLNDISEIAQAIGAVNTVCRTESGWYGTNTDLDGFLAPLKAQPQTWTESIAVILGNGGAARAVVAGCHQLGCRKIAVVGRDRQKLEAFWQSWQNHPVSAQLTVSEWQNLPDLLPQAHLLVNTTPIGMAPHSENSPIDPTLMAKLTPGTIAYDLIYTPRPTKFLQQAENQGLKAIDGLEMLVQQGAAALQLWLRQPVPVDVMRSALLEFLRA
- the ilvN gene encoding acetolactate synthase small subunit; protein product: MKHTLSVLVEDEAGVLTRIAGLFARRGFNIESLAVGPAEQDGVSRITMVVPGDDGIIEQVTKQLYRLINVIKVQDITEDPCVERELMLLKVNATSSNRSEIIELSQIFRARVVDVGEDALTLEVVGDPGKIVAIQQTLSRFGIREVARTGKIALIRESGVNTEYLKSLTEAKV
- a CDS encoding hybrid sensor histidine kinase/response regulator, which gives rise to MSAATTPHAADILIVDDTLDNLRLLSGLLVNQGYKVRKAMSGDRAISAAQASPPDLILLDIMMPGMSGYEVCRRIKADEQIRHIPIIFLSARSDASDKVEAFASGGVDYITKPFSVSEVIVRVENQLRISRLQQALQQEVRDRLTAQQQLESLNQELEARVAERTAELEARHAELGRLQEQLQLALGKEQSLNTLMAQLLETISHEFSTPLSIINTAAQMLKLNRGRSTPEEDDRCFHMISSSVSRIGQTLQNALTLTTAESKAIQFCPEQTNLADLCQKIVSGWKLAPQDSHQLQFVQDETENPIATVDVTLFRQMLTNLLQNAIRFSPQRSTVQLELQVTPDQAILRVRDWGIGIPAAERAQVFQQFYRASNANSVPGTPGVGLGLTVVERIVRLHQGTVSIESELGQGTLVTISLPRN
- a CDS encoding CHASE2 domain-containing protein, with translation MMLEQLLEGRYKIIAVLGAGGFGQTYLAEILPGKNRAADSDPVDAPPHRLLCVIKQFKPSNTDSHFLETARRLFRNEAEILRRLGEHPQIPTFIDFFEKEGEFFLVQEFIEGKSLNRELLDRPWTEAEALDFMQDILGVIEFVHGNNVIHRDIKPANLIRRMEDGKFVLIDFGAVKEIQSQLRNDPERSALTVSIGTPGYTPAEQLAGKPRYCSDLYALGMTVIQALTGCQPTQMKMDGDTGELVWSVPSISPGFRAVLSRLVRYHFSQRYQSVAELRQALSHMEDAALDPLGFDSSEQTMLPSALLDSNLANYSRGGTAFPHTNGSYRLVPHDAHLHWRDRLKNGWKVFLATTIAVTGLVGGAKSLGWLQTPELAVYDHLMRLRPDAGTDPRILTVEITEPDLRKLQRSTPSDRDMAQVIRTIAQGQPRVIGMDLYRELPQEPGHAELMQTLQQTGTIAIMQLGDQNTIEIPPPPGLLPSQVGFNDFPIDPDGVVRRSLLYGTAVGNVYSSFALQVALKYLAAQGIQPQTSENFPPDKAVMQIGETDFVPLERSFGGYQSDDVGSGYQMLLNYRSSKRPIETVSFTDILEGRLDPALVKDRVVLIGTTAPSGKDLFYTPFSAGTETEHQMAGVTVHAQIVSQILSSVLEGVPLFRTLPDWAELLWIGSWAAIGSVAVWTVRHPLKLGTGVLICLGTIAGTSSVAFLYYWWIPAVAPAIAFVVAGIGTIGYRTARDQFIEDSTLLDIDAPTKPFSQTRH
- a CDS encoding class I SAM-dependent methyltransferase, whose protein sequence is MQDEILKEEILRKEQEFHDRWASLIDVEGIRVQDYFEACTAPENRFILHQLGDVRGKLLLDLGCGAGENSVYFASRGARCVASDYSPGMVEVALKLAQSNGVNVEGRVINAMAIDYPDNTFDIVYASNLLHHIPNPKLTIREIHRVLKPGGVMCFWDPLKHNPVINVYRRMATKVRTEDETPLDINLVNFIDDLFGRTVYDTFWIATLWIFLQFYLIEKVHPNSERYWKKIIIEHQRLQPTYDRLEKIDRILKRIPGMKRFAWNLAVVAIK
- a CDS encoding DUF4079 domain-containing protein, whose amino-acid sequence is MNFEIPESVKVWSQFGHPILMWVLFAATVYAAYLGFQWRRARTAEGDEKKELLKGRYNIRHHYYGAGLLSVMVLGTIGGMAVTYINNGKLFVGPHLLAGLGMTGLIATSASLTPFMQKGHDWARVTHIALNVVLVALFGWQAVTGMQIVQRILERMAG
- a CDS encoding glycosyltransferase family 2 protein, producing MGAKYSLVVPIYNEEENIAELYRRLSDMANSLDGEAEFILINDGSRDRSLVILRELHQKDGRVCYLSLARNFGHQIAVTAGLNFARGEAIVVMDADLQDPPELIPEMVDRWQQGYQVVYAQRTQRRKENWLKRLLAFGFYRVLRHLADVEIPTDTGDFCLMDRQVVAVLNAMPERNRYIRGLRAWTGFHQTAILFERDPRYAGKEKYTFGKSLALAINGLVSFSKVPLRLATYLGLAAAAISLLMAVLVLYWRFFAPNSPLTGFAAITVVVFFLGAVQLICIGILGEYIGRIYEEVKGRPLYTLSEVGGFPQR